One genomic segment of Synchiropus splendidus isolate RoL2022-P1 chromosome 16, RoL_Sspl_1.0, whole genome shotgun sequence includes these proteins:
- the fuca2 gene encoding plasma alpha-L-fucosidase, with protein sequence MAGLSAKCLLLCLMWLSCSRAKYEPNWESIDSRPLPEWYDQAKFGIFIHWGVFSVPSFGSEWFWWYWQKQKKTPYVDFMQKNYPPDFKYQDFAPKFTAEFFDAVEWTDIFSSSGAKYIVLTTKHHEGFTLWGSKYSWNWNAVDVGPKRDLVGEMATALRAKSDLHLGLYHSLFEWFNPLFEQDAANVFTTNNFPVSKTLPELYELVLKYKPDVLWSDGDGNAPDKYWNSTGFLAWLYNDSPVRDSVVTNDRWGLGSICTHGGYYTCADRYQPGHLLTHKWENCMTIDTKSWGYRRNAPLSDYLTIEQLVATLVETVSCGGNLLMNVGPTHDGRIAPIFEERLRQMGQWLKVNGDSIYNTTAWRAQKDSVTPQLWYTARPQEKAIYAVLLEWPKNGSVVLSEPVASAQTQVALLGHGDLRWEPVKPRGLRVLLPSLSFSQMPCQWAWTLRLTAAA encoded by the exons ATGGCAGGTTTGTCCGCCAAGTGCCTGCTGCTGTGCCTGATGTGGCTCAGCTGTAGCCGAGCCAAATACGAGCCGAACTGGGAATCCATCGACTCCAGACCGCTGCCAGAGTGGTATGACCAGGCCAAGTTCGGCATCTTCATTCACTGGGGGGTGTTCTCCGTGCCCAGCTTCGGAAGCGAGTGGTTCTG GTGGTACTGGCAAAAGCAGAAGAAGACGCCCTATGTTGACTTCATGCAGAAGAATTATCCTCCTGACTTCAAGTACCAAGATTTTGCTCCGAAATTTACTGCCGAGTTTTTTGATGCCGTTGAATGGACGGACATCTTCAGTTCATCAGGAGCCAAGTACATTGTCCTGACCACAAAACACCATGAAG GTTTCACACTGTGGGGCTCAAAATACTCCTGGAACTGGAACGCGGTGGATGTTGGTCCAAAAAGAGACCTCGTGGGGGAAATGGCGACTGCCCTGCGGGCTAAAAGTGACTTGCATCTGGGACTCTACCACTCCCTCTTCGAATGGTTTAACCCCTTGTTTGAGCAGGACGCCGCCAATGTCTTCACCACTAACAACTTCCCTGTCAGCAAAACGCTGCCTGAGCTCTATGAGCTGGTTCTCAAGTATAAACCTGATGTGCTGTGGTCGGACGGGGATGGAAACGCACCTGATAAATATTGGAACAGCACTGGCTTTCTGGCTTGGCTGTACAATGACAG TCCAGTCCGTGACTCAGTGGTGACCAACGATCGCTGGGGTCTAGGGTCCATTTGCACTCACGGTGGCTACTACACCTGCGCTGACCGCTACCAACCGGGTCACCTGCTCACCCATAAGTGGGAGAACTGCATGACCATCGACACCAAGTCCTGGGGTTACAGACGGAACGCTCCGCTCAGCGACTACCTCACTATTGAGCAGCTTGTTGCC accTTGGTTGAAACGGTGTCTTGCGGGGGGAACCTGCTCATGAATGTCGGGCCGACACATGACGGACGGATTGCACCGATCTTTGAGGAGCGTCTAAGGCAGATGGGTCAGTGGTTGAAAGTCAACGGGGACAGCATCTACAACACGACTGCTTGGCGAGCACAGAAGGACAGCGTCACGCCTCAGCTCTG GTACACCGCCAGACCACAGGAGAAGGCCATTTACGCTGTCTTACTAGAGTGGCCCAAAAATGGATCGGTGGTTTTGAGTGAACCGGTGGCTTCTGCACAAACTCAG GTGGCACTGCTGGGTCACGGAGATCTTCGCTGGGAGCCTGTGAAGCCCCGTGGACTGCGGGTTCTCCTGCCCTCGCTGTCCTTCAGCCAGATGCCCTGCCAGTGGGCCTGGACCCTCAGACTGACCGCTGCTGCCTGA
- the LOC128747136 gene encoding tatD DNase domain containing 3-like isoform X3, with amino-acid sequence MTGFVDCHCHISAGDFDSDIDDVIRESRKAGLLALVCVAEHAGEFDRIIALSQRFPGFIFPCLGVHPVQQDSPERQRSAHLQDVAVALPAIERYKDQLVAVGEVGLDFTPRYITSESDKESQRQVLIRQAEIAKTLELPLNVHSRSAGRPTIQLLKEQVAMEGVKAGYYFSIPPSIIRSEQKKKLVKQLPLENMCLETDSPALGPEKQVRNEPKNIHVSAEYISQVKGVSLEEVMEVTTRNALRLFPKLKLALRP; translated from the exons ATGACGGGCTTCGTGGACTGTCACTGTCACATCTCTGCGGGAGACTTCGACTCG GACATAGACGACGTGATAAGGGAGTCCAGGAAG GCGGGACTCCTGGCACTAGTGTGTGTCGCTGAGCATGCTGGGGAATTCGACAGGATCATTGCGTTGTCTCAGAG gtTCCCCGGATTCATTTTCCCATGTCTGGGGGTCCACCCTGTTCAACAAGACTCCCCTGAACGACAAAGAAGTGCACACCTCCAG GATGTCGCAGTTGCTCTGCCCGCCATCGAGAGGTACAAAGACCAGCTGGTGGCAGTCGGAGAG GTAGGTTTGGACTTCACGCCACGATACATCACCTCTGAGTCTGACAAGGAGAGTCAGAGGCAGGTCCTCATTCGTCAGGCAGAGATTGCCAAAACACTGGAGCTCCCGCT CAATGTTCACTCACGCTCTGCAGGAAGACCCACCATCCAACTCCTGAAGGAACAGG TGGCGATGGAGGGAGTGAAGGCTGGCTACTACTTCTCCATCCCTCCGTCGATCATTCGCAGTGAGCAG AAGAAAAAACTAGTAAAGCAGTTGCCATTGGAGAACATGTGTCTGGAAACAGATTCCCCTGCTCTCGGACCAGAGAAGCAG GTGAGAAACGAGCCGAAAAACATCCACGTCTCTGCAGAGTACATCAGTCAAGTCAAAGGAGTTTctctggaggaggtgatggaggtgACCACACGGAACGCTCTTCGCCTCTTCCCAAAGTTGAAGCTGGCCCTCAGACCATGA
- the hivep2b gene encoding transcription factor HIVEP2, protein MESLETTARVKSAVEGQSRHVAPKKCALVASQTRRSPNVEAEGGGWQEQQGQGDSPADSGKLVKIEDPQKKPRSHPEEVSPYPQQVAKAFPVGRQKGLGPVIPASSGSCPSNRKSPIPPEHHLSQSGMEQLPEVACKVEQKQQKPGKYVCDYCGRACAKPSVLKKHIRSHTGERPYPCVPCGFSFKTKSNLYKHRKSHAHSVKAGTVPISELGSYSANTDPGSFEGEGELFSDAEQSTDTDEDTANDPLLLLDSPLEGSDNTAVKVLNLIAQKKGSTSMSAQEGSSQHPEINVPPAPAESTRAIQSCTIKQRLALRLSEKRSSDSEHNLSLPSQSSKGSTDSGYFSRSESAEHQTGPPNVNAKSYQEIMFGKCYRPSPKQAAAFVGYSGESQRHSQRGVSRVFTQEKDTVDSIKINTKSFMREEVKEPQLECASDMGPLTRSNSMPTSSAGCLTMPPALRGSHSFDERTSTGGMRRLRRQAAFELSPHDIHVDSDSHGKMCESSASPSGLEMENYPSAASHINHQRHAMDQATRKRRKGKREEEDMSGQYEVHHEQGEEKFDSTKDYDLKVIKGAMKGHSSTQPDRCEMDISLSQEMSRKTLGNVISVIQHTNSLHRPHPELPFQPMEESYDTERSDGRLRQSFQLGPKLVRQPNIQVPEIRVTVEPDSPDKAQEVQVKEPERHVEEFQWPQRSETLAQFPPEKLPPKKKRLRLTDIEHSSGESSFESACTSLSRSPSQDSNLSYSSTFSFDREEKTVSPARQDEFGRPLELLAVPGSGYTLSVAGQRQQHEMRRSSSEQAPCNLRKEFPEARSVSFDYGSLSPTSKVRHVDLGAGQERSRDNLVRQESLNMDTEAAQVPSQVFPPYLSAPPFTAVAVLSQTLPIFSTGKTFSQTPHPSLLVPVRIQTHVPSYGNLTYTSVSQIFESHFEGLGSIMSPSQILRSAGPLDPLSRPPYAQSLKVEALDLSPAKLKTGIPLSLTSRTISTTNASSGASKRMLSPASSLDLFMEVKQQKRVKEERMFGQIVEELSAVELGKCHLSEDVGRRSELQGAHQEDSHKVTFVPLQQTDSSEQSFDSAMESSAIETSSPPYSMMSAAEVKEVAMEKRMQMDLVAQLVSSQDILISDAKHPGLSSQFPSLRTTTGVSWCYLSYTKPSCSHSNAPFSSVYASWCVSSHNPNPLELSTSAALAMLRSKQSGGKVIYTMAAMCQPDKGKLVSSLILWRQTVEQRKPEPKEVDVNFGKKVKDPSFRLKSAKEEWKEKEASTTQAMPTRIKIFEGGFKSNEDYVYVRGRGRGKYICEECGIRCKKPSMLKKHIRTHTDVRPYVCRVCNFAFKTKGNLTKHMKSKAHMKKCLELGVSVTMDEAEIQDHVDDIQQDSKTELAVVTKHQFSDAEDSDGMDEEADDLDEDDEDDEEYEGDSTPKLRSRSTSPQPTGVTSLTVTATATIHGSSLTRMEQREKSMDEDSLPMLTPDQASFLFDPYSSCLLSPGWESPIREPSPSRLRYPSPRRELSPRGRSSPRWDTSPLRPASPSFTPIQHLSPGSIERPMSPGLELSVKRESAVRGRQRVVLRAVSPRRGSHQHKGVGDKIRHHQKLDMTQQQGAFEMELDQRSYVSLSAASQPQNILSHLPLHSQQQAFRLLPVVPIGGLEVLHTPPSSSGEASVSSVSSPQSVESQRCSSRDGSIVESKMGEEDAGDQNQAASDQDQGLVSDNRQEENVQTCLKAIESLKITAEEPH, encoded by the exons ATGGAGTCACTTGAAACTACTGCAAGAGTGAAAAGTGCTGTTGAAGGTCAAAGCAGACATGTCGCGCCGAAGAAATGTGCATTGGTGGCTTCACAAACCCGGCGGAGTCCCAATGTGGAGGCGGAGGGTGGAGGGTGGCAGGAGCAGCAAGGCCAGGGCGACTCTCCGGCCGACTCAGGGAAACTCGTCAAAATAGAAGATCCTCAGAAGAAGCCCAGAAGCCATCCGGAGGAGGTGTCGCCGTACCCGCAGCAGGTCGCCAAAGCGTTTCCTGTCGGCAGACAAAAAGGCTTAGGGCCTGTGATTCCTGCTTCTTCTGGAAGCTGTCCCTCCAACAGGAAGTCCCCCATTCCACCTGAACATCACCTCAGCCAATCAGGGATGGAGCAGCTGCCGGAGGTGGCCTGCAAAGTGgaacagaagcagcagaaacCGGGGAAGTACGTGTGCGATTACTGCGGCAGGGCGTGCGCCAAACCCAGCGTGCTGAAGAAACACATTCGCTCTCACACGGGGGAGCGGCCCTATCCCTGCGTGCCCTGCGGCTTCTCCTTCAAAACCAAGAGCAATTTGTACAAGCACCGAAAGTCCCACGCTCACTCTGTCAAAGCTGGAACCGTGCCAATCTCAGAACTTGGTTCTTATAGTGCCAACACAGATCCGGGGTCTtttgaaggagaaggagagttATTCTCTGATGCTGAGCAAAGCACTGACACCGACGAGGACACGGCTAACgacccgctgctgctgctggactctCCGCTGGAGGGATCGGATAACACCGCCGTCAAAGTACTGAATCTTATCGCTCAAAAAAAGGGATCCACGTCGATGTCGGCGCAGGAAGGTTCATCCCAGCACCCAGAAATCAATGTCCCTCCCGCTCCTGCCGAGTCCACGCGGGCAATTCAATCTTGCACTATCAAGCAGAGGCTCGCGCTCCGCTTGTCTGAGAAAAGAAGCAGTGACTCGGAACACAATCTGTCCTTACCGAGTCAGTCCAGCAAGGGCAGCACAGACTCGGGGTACTTCTCCCGGTCAGAGAGTGCGGAGCACCAAACCGGGCCTCCTAACGTCAATGCAAAATCCTATCAGGAGATAATGTTTGGGAAGTGTTATCGGCCCAGCCCCAAACAGGCGGCGGCTTTTGTGGGGTACAGCGGCGAGTCACAGCGACACTCGCAAAGAGGAGTGTCTCGTGTTTTCACGCAGGAGAAGGACACTGTCGACTCAATCAAGATAAACACCAAGTCCTTCATGAGGGAAGAAGTCAAGGAGCCCCAGTTGGAATGTGCCTCCGATATGGGGCCTCTGACAAGAAGCAACTCCATGCCAACGTCCTCAGCAGGCTGTCTGACGATGCCCCCAGCACTCAGAGGCAGCCACTCCTTCGACGAGAGAACCAGCACCGGAGGGATGAGGAGACTCAGACGGCAAGCTGCTTTTGAACTCTCCCCGCATGATATCCATGTGGATAGTGACAGCCATGGAAAGATGTGTGAGAGCAGCGCGTCACCCTCAGGACTGGAAATGGAAAATTATCCCTCCGCAGCGTCTCACATAAATCACCAGAGACACGCGATGGATCAGGCCACGCGGAAGCGTCGCAAGGGAaagagggaagaggaggacatGTCGGGTCAGTATGAAGTGCATCATGAGCAGGGTGAGGAGAAGTTTGACTCCACTAAAGACTATGATTTGAAGGTCATCAAGGGTGCAATGAAAGGACACTCATCAACGCAACCCGACAGATGTGAAATGGACATATCACTGAGCCAGGAAATGAGCCGCAAAACCTTAGGGAACGTTATCTCAGTCATCCAACACACAAACTCGCTACACAGGCCTCATCCTGAACTGCCATTTCAACCCATGGAAGAGTCATATGACACGGAGAGAAGTGACGGGAGACTGCGCCAGTCCTTCCAACTTGGTCCCAAACTTGTGCGTCAGCCCAACATACAAGTTCCAGAAATACGTGTCACTGTGGAGCCCGACAGCCCCGATAAAGCTCAAGAGGTGCAGGTCAAAGAGCCGGAGAGGCACGTGGAGGAGTTCCAGTGGCCACAGAGGAGCGAAACCTTGGCTCAGTTTCCGCCAGAGAAGCTCCCGCCGAAAAAGAAAAGGTTACGTTTGACTGACATCGAGCACTCCTCTGGTGAGTCCAGCTTTGAGTCGGCCTGCACCAGCCTGTCCCGCAGCCCGAGCCAGGACAGTAACTTATCCTACAGCTCCACCTTCTCCTTCGACAGGGAGGAGAAGACTGTGTCTCCTGCTCGGCAGGACGAGTTTGGCAGACCACTGGAACTCCTCGCTGTGCCAGGAAGTGGCTACACTCTGTCTGTGGCTGGCCAGCGTCAACAGCATGAAATGCGACGCTCTTCCTCCGAGCAGGCACCATGTAACTTGCGCAAGGAGTTCCCAGAGGCACGCAGCGTGTCATTTGACTATGGCAGCCTGTCTCCCACGTCCAAAGTTAGACACGTGGATCTCGGTGCTGGACAAGAGCGGAGCAGGGACAACTTGGTGCGGCAGGAGTCGCTCAATATGGACACTGAGGCGGCGCAGGTCCCGTCACAAGTATTTCCTCCGTACCTCAGCGCGCCTCCGTTTACAGCGGTGGCCGTTCTGTCTCAAACTCTGCCAATATTCTCCACCGGGAAGACCTTCTCTCAGACCCCTCACCCCAGCCTGCTGGTTCCCGTGAGAATTCAGACTCATGTGCCATCCTACGGTAACCTCACGTACACGTCCGTGTCGCAGATTTTTGAGAGTCATTTTGAGGGCCTTGGTAGCATTATGTCCCCCTCGCAGATTCTACGCTCAGCAGGCCCTCTAGATCCTCTGAGCAGACCCCCATATGCGCAGTCCCTTAAGGTGGAAGCCCTCGATTTGTCCCCCGCAAAGCTCAAAACGGGCATCCCCCTCTCCCTGACCTCGAGAACCATATCAACTACCAACGCGTCCAGTGGCGCTAGCAAGCGGATGTTGTCTCCGGCCAGTAGCTTGGATCTCTTCATGGAGGTCAAGCAACAAAAGCGTGTGAAGGAGGAAAGAATGTTCGGCCAGATCGTGGAGGAGTTGAGTGCTGTTGAGCTTGGAAAATGCCACCTGAGTGAAGATGTGGGACGGAGGTCAGAGTTGCAGGGTGCACATCAGGAAGACTCTCACAAGGTCACGTTCGTCCCACTTCAGCAGACAGACTCCAGTGAGCAGAGCTTCGACTCAGCGATGGAGAGCAGCGCCATAGAAACCAGCTCCCCTCCATACTCTATGATGTCAGCCGCTGAAGTGAAAGAAGTTGCCATGGAGAAACGCATGCAGATGGATTTAGTGGCACAGCTGGTTTCCAGTCAAGACATCCTGATCTCAGACGCCAAGCATCCAGGCCTGTCATCTCAGTTTCCAAGTCTTCGCACAACGACAGGTGTGAGCTGGTGTTATCTTAGCTACACCAAGCCGAGCTGCTCCCACAGCAACGCTCCTTTTTCTTCGGTCTACGCCAGCTGGTGTGTGAGCTCCCACAACCCAAACCCTCTGGAGCTGAGCACCAGTGCAGCTCTGGCGATGCTGCGGTCCAAACAAAGCGGGGGCAAAGTCATATACACCATGGCGGCCATGTGTCAGCCGGATAAAGGCAAGCTGGTGTCATCACTCATCCTGTGGAGGCAGACGGTGGAACAG CGGAAGCCGGAGCCCAAAGAGGTGGACGTCAACTTTGGAAAGAAAGTGAAAGACCCGAGCTTCAGGCTGAAGAGTGCCAAGGAGGAGTGGAAAGAGAAGGAGGCTTCCACCACACAAGCCATGCCAACACGTATCAAGATCTTCGAGGGCGG CTTCAAGTCCAATGAGGACTATGTGTACGTGCGAGGCAGAGGCCGGGGCAAGTACATCTGTGAGGAGTGCGGCATCCGCTGCAAGAAGCCCAGCATGCTGAAGAAGCACATcaggacacacacagacgtcAGACCCTACGTGTGCAGGGTGTGCAACTTCGCCTTCAAAACTAAAG GAAACCTGACCAAGCACATGAAGTCCAAGGCTCACATGAAGAAGTGTCTGGAACTGGGCGTCTCTGTGACCATGGACGAAGCGGAGATCCAGGACCATG TTGATGATATCCAGCAAGATTCCAAGACAGAGCTCGCCGTGGTCACCAAACACCAGTTCTCCGATGCCGAAGACTCAGACGGGATGGATGAAGAAGCAGATGATCTGGACGAAGATGATGAGGACGATGAGGAGTACGAAGGAGATTCCACTCCGAAGCTACGTTCAAGAAGTACGAGTCCACAGCCCACGGGAGTCACGTCTCTGACGGTGACGGCCACAGCAACCATCCACGGATCTTCCCTCACTCGGATGGAGCAAAGAGAAAAGTCCATGGACGAGGACTCTCTGCCCATGCTGACCCCAGACCAGGCCAGCTTCCTCTTTGACCCTTACTCATCCTGTCTTCTGTCTCCTGGCTGGGAGTCGCCCATCCGGGAGCCATCTCCTTCTCGTCTCCGATACCCGTCACCGAGGCGCGAGCTGTCCCCACGAGGGCGCTCCTCTCCGAGGTGGGACACCTCTCCACTGCGGCCCGCCTCGCCCAGCTTCACTCCGATCCAGCACCTCTCCCCGGGCTCGATCGAGCGGCCCATGTCTCCGGGACTGGAGCTGTCGGTGAAGCGTGAGTCGGCGGTCCGAGGACGGCAGAGGGTCGTGCTCCGAGCCGTCTCACCGCGCAGAGGTTCCCACCAACACAAAGGGGTCGGCGACAAAATCAGGCACCATCAAAAGCTCGACATGACTCAACAGCAGGGAGCCTTTGAAATGGAACTG GATCAGCGCAGCTACGTGAGCCTCTCGGCTGCCTCTCAACCGCAGAACATCCTCAGCCACCTCCCACTCCACTCCCAGCAGCAGGCCTTCCGTTTGCTCCCGGTGGTTCCCATCGGAGGCCTGGAGGTCCTCCACACTCCGCCCTCTTCCAGCGGCGAAGCCTCAGTCTCGTCCGTGTCCAGCCCGCAGAGCGTGGAGAGCcagcgctgcagcagcagggacgGCTCCATCGTGGAGTCCAAGATGGGCGAGGAGGACGCTGGGGATCAGAACCAGGCCGCCTCAGATCAGGACCAGGGTCTGGTCAGTGATAACAGACAGGAAGAGAACGTCCAGACCTGTTTGAAAGCCATTGAATCCTTGAAGATCACAGCAGAGGAGCCTCATTAA
- the LOC128747136 gene encoding tatD DNase domain containing 3-like isoform X1, whose translation MTGFVDCHCHISAGDFDSDIDDVIRESRKAGLLALVCVAEHAGEFDRIIALSQRFPGFIFPCLGVHPVQQDSPERQRSAHLQDVAVALPAIERYKDQLVAVGEVGLDFTPRYITSESDKESQRQVLIRQAEIAKTLELPLNVHSRSAGRPTIQLLKEQGVEKVLLHAFDGKPSVAMEGVKAGYYFSIPPSIIRSEQKKKLVKQLPLENMCLETDSPALGPEKQVRNEPKNIHVSAEYISQVKGVSLEEVMEVTTRNALRLFPKLKLALRP comes from the exons ATGACGGGCTTCGTGGACTGTCACTGTCACATCTCTGCGGGAGACTTCGACTCG GACATAGACGACGTGATAAGGGAGTCCAGGAAG GCGGGACTCCTGGCACTAGTGTGTGTCGCTGAGCATGCTGGGGAATTCGACAGGATCATTGCGTTGTCTCAGAG gtTCCCCGGATTCATTTTCCCATGTCTGGGGGTCCACCCTGTTCAACAAGACTCCCCTGAACGACAAAGAAGTGCACACCTCCAG GATGTCGCAGTTGCTCTGCCCGCCATCGAGAGGTACAAAGACCAGCTGGTGGCAGTCGGAGAG GTAGGTTTGGACTTCACGCCACGATACATCACCTCTGAGTCTGACAAGGAGAGTCAGAGGCAGGTCCTCATTCGTCAGGCAGAGATTGCCAAAACACTGGAGCTCCCGCT CAATGTTCACTCACGCTCTGCAGGAAGACCCACCATCCAACTCCTGAAGGAACAGG GTGTTGAAAAGGTTCTGCTTCATGCTTTCGATGGGAAACCCTCAGTGGCGATGGAGGGAGTGAAGGCTGGCTACTACTTCTCCATCCCTCCGTCGATCATTCGCAGTGAGCAG AAGAAAAAACTAGTAAAGCAGTTGCCATTGGAGAACATGTGTCTGGAAACAGATTCCCCTGCTCTCGGACCAGAGAAGCAG GTGAGAAACGAGCCGAAAAACATCCACGTCTCTGCAGAGTACATCAGTCAAGTCAAAGGAGTTTctctggaggaggtgatggaggtgACCACACGGAACGCTCTTCGCCTCTTCCCAAAGTTGAAGCTGGCCCTCAGACCATGA
- the LOC128747136 gene encoding tatD DNase domain containing 3-like isoform X4 produces the protein MTGFVDCHCHISAGDFDSDIDDVIRESRKAGLLALVCVAEHAGEFDRIIALSQRFPGFIFPCLGVHPVQQDSPERQRSAHLQDVAVALPAIERYKDQLVAVGEVGLDFTPRYITSESDKESQRQVLIRQAEIAKTLELPLNVHSRSAGRPTIQLLKEQVAMEGVKAGYYFSIPPSIIRSEQKKLVKQLPLENMCLETDSPALGPEKQVRNEPKNIHVSAEYISQVKGVSLEEVMEVTTRNALRLFPKLKLALRP, from the exons ATGACGGGCTTCGTGGACTGTCACTGTCACATCTCTGCGGGAGACTTCGACTCG GACATAGACGACGTGATAAGGGAGTCCAGGAAG GCGGGACTCCTGGCACTAGTGTGTGTCGCTGAGCATGCTGGGGAATTCGACAGGATCATTGCGTTGTCTCAGAG gtTCCCCGGATTCATTTTCCCATGTCTGGGGGTCCACCCTGTTCAACAAGACTCCCCTGAACGACAAAGAAGTGCACACCTCCAG GATGTCGCAGTTGCTCTGCCCGCCATCGAGAGGTACAAAGACCAGCTGGTGGCAGTCGGAGAG GTAGGTTTGGACTTCACGCCACGATACATCACCTCTGAGTCTGACAAGGAGAGTCAGAGGCAGGTCCTCATTCGTCAGGCAGAGATTGCCAAAACACTGGAGCTCCCGCT CAATGTTCACTCACGCTCTGCAGGAAGACCCACCATCCAACTCCTGAAGGAACAGG TGGCGATGGAGGGAGTGAAGGCTGGCTACTACTTCTCCATCCCTCCGTCGATCATTCGCAGTGAGCAG AAAAAACTAGTAAAGCAGTTGCCATTGGAGAACATGTGTCTGGAAACAGATTCCCCTGCTCTCGGACCAGAGAAGCAG GTGAGAAACGAGCCGAAAAACATCCACGTCTCTGCAGAGTACATCAGTCAAGTCAAAGGAGTTTctctggaggaggtgatggaggtgACCACACGGAACGCTCTTCGCCTCTTCCCAAAGTTGAAGCTGGCCCTCAGACCATGA
- the LOC128747136 gene encoding tatD DNase domain containing 3-like isoform X2, whose product MTGFVDCHCHISAGDFDSDIDDVIRESRKAGLLALVCVAEHAGEFDRIIALSQRFPGFIFPCLGVHPVQQDSPERQRSAHLQDVAVALPAIERYKDQLVAVGEVGLDFTPRYITSESDKESQRQVLIRQAEIAKTLELPLNVHSRSAGRPTIQLLKEQGVEKVLLHAFDGKPSVAMEGVKAGYYFSIPPSIIRSEQKKLVKQLPLENMCLETDSPALGPEKQVRNEPKNIHVSAEYISQVKGVSLEEVMEVTTRNALRLFPKLKLALRP is encoded by the exons ATGACGGGCTTCGTGGACTGTCACTGTCACATCTCTGCGGGAGACTTCGACTCG GACATAGACGACGTGATAAGGGAGTCCAGGAAG GCGGGACTCCTGGCACTAGTGTGTGTCGCTGAGCATGCTGGGGAATTCGACAGGATCATTGCGTTGTCTCAGAG gtTCCCCGGATTCATTTTCCCATGTCTGGGGGTCCACCCTGTTCAACAAGACTCCCCTGAACGACAAAGAAGTGCACACCTCCAG GATGTCGCAGTTGCTCTGCCCGCCATCGAGAGGTACAAAGACCAGCTGGTGGCAGTCGGAGAG GTAGGTTTGGACTTCACGCCACGATACATCACCTCTGAGTCTGACAAGGAGAGTCAGAGGCAGGTCCTCATTCGTCAGGCAGAGATTGCCAAAACACTGGAGCTCCCGCT CAATGTTCACTCACGCTCTGCAGGAAGACCCACCATCCAACTCCTGAAGGAACAGG GTGTTGAAAAGGTTCTGCTTCATGCTTTCGATGGGAAACCCTCAGTGGCGATGGAGGGAGTGAAGGCTGGCTACTACTTCTCCATCCCTCCGTCGATCATTCGCAGTGAGCAG AAAAAACTAGTAAAGCAGTTGCCATTGGAGAACATGTGTCTGGAAACAGATTCCCCTGCTCTCGGACCAGAGAAGCAG GTGAGAAACGAGCCGAAAAACATCCACGTCTCTGCAGAGTACATCAGTCAAGTCAAAGGAGTTTctctggaggaggtgatggaggtgACCACACGGAACGCTCTTCGCCTCTTCCCAAAGTTGAAGCTGGCCCTCAGACCATGA